A single Cucumis melo cultivar AY chromosome 4, USDA_Cmelo_AY_1.0, whole genome shotgun sequence DNA region contains:
- the LOC103486301 gene encoding E3 ubiquitin-protein ligase AIRP2 isoform X1, translated as MRKSFKDSLKALEADIQFANTLASDYPKEYDGACLQMRLSYSPAAQFFLFFVQWTDCHLAGALGLLRILIYKAYEDGKTTMSIQERKASLKEFYGVIFPSLVQLQRGITDIEERKQREVYAAKYRRTDPLNKGKISEIDMEREEECGICMELNTKVVLPNCNHSMCMKCYRSWRTRSQSCPFCRDSLKRVNSGDLWICTSSSEIVDLSFISRENLKRLFMFINKLPLIVPDPKLISYYLNHY; from the exons ATGCGAAAATCTTTCAAGGATTCCCTTAAGGCACTCGAGGCTGATATTCAGTTCGCCAATACCTT GGCTTCTGATTATCCCAAGGAATACGATGGAGCATGCCTGCAAATGAGATTATCCTATAGCCCGGCTGCACAGTTTTTTCTCTTCTTCGTGCAATGGACTGATTGTCATCTTGCTGGTGCATTGGGCCTGCTCAGAATTCTAATATATAAG GCATATGAAGACGGGAAGACTACCATGTCTATTCAAGAAAGAAAGGCTAGTCTCAAAGAGTTCTATG GGGTGATATTTCCTTCGCTAGTGCAACTTCAAAGAGGAATTACTGacatagaagaaagaaaacagAGAGAAGTTTATGCTGCCAAATACAGAAGAACAGATCCTTTGAACAAAGGAAAGATCTCTGAAATCGACATGGAAAGAGAGGAAGAATGTGGTATTTGCATGGAGCTAAACACCAAGGTTGTCTTGCCTAATTGCAATCATTCAATGTGCATGAAGTGCTACAGGAGTTG GCGCACTCGTTCGCAATCATGCCCCTTCTGCCGTGACAGTCTCAAAAGAGTCAACTCTGGAGATCTTTGGATATGTACCAGTAGTAGTGAAATCGTCGACTTATCCTTCATCTCTAGGGAAAATCTGAAGAGGCTTTTCATGTTCA